A region of Sulfurovum sp. DNA encodes the following proteins:
- a CDS encoding 2-isopropylmalate synthase: MNKETIKIFDTTLRDGEQSPGASMNTEEKIQIAIQLERLGVDIIEAGFAAASPGDFDAIDKISQRIISSTVCSLARALERDIKAAGEAIAKAKHQRIHTFIATSSIHMEHKLKMKPEEVIKRAVEAVSYARTFVKDVEFSCEDAGRSDIGFMKEISDAVITAGATTINLPDTVGFKLPSEIGAMVKEMSEYVKGRAIISVHNHNDLGLGVANSLEAVVNGARQVECTINGLGERAGNAALEEIVMALKVRSDIFNGYDTNINAKEIYPTSRLIATITGIEPQPNKAIVGKNAFAHESGIHQDGVLKHKETYEIICPEDIGLSKNDTLVLGKHSGRAAFKDKLKKLGFSLDDKALNTSFERFKILADQKKEIYDDDIRALVTNEMTKATQVYEIVSLQLMDCSKGVPSAAVCIVKEGKKIMDAGIGGGTIDAVFKTIDRITGYNGNLEGYSVKSVSEGKDALANVTVKVSFEDEPAIIGHGLHLDTMLASARAYIGALNSYLSMEGKLKSRHSDSSQTV; the protein is encoded by the coding sequence ATGAACAAAGAGACTATCAAAATATTTGACACCACATTAAGGGACGGCGAGCAAAGTCCTGGTGCATCCATGAATACCGAAGAGAAGATCCAAATTGCCATACAGCTAGAGCGTCTAGGGGTTGACATCATTGAAGCAGGATTTGCTGCAGCAAGCCCTGGTGATTTCGATGCCATTGATAAAATTTCCCAACGCATCATCAGCTCCACTGTCTGTTCACTTGCCCGTGCTCTAGAGAGAGATATTAAAGCAGCTGGTGAAGCGATTGCCAAAGCAAAACATCAGCGTATTCATACTTTTATTGCTACCAGCTCCATTCATATGGAACACAAGTTAAAGATGAAGCCTGAAGAGGTCATCAAACGTGCAGTAGAAGCTGTCTCCTATGCGCGTACTTTTGTTAAAGATGTGGAGTTTAGTTGTGAAGATGCAGGACGATCCGATATTGGTTTCATGAAAGAGATTAGTGATGCAGTCATTACAGCAGGTGCAACCACCATTAATCTACCAGATACTGTGGGCTTTAAGCTCCCCTCTGAAATTGGGGCAATGGTTAAAGAGATGAGTGAGTATGTCAAAGGGCGTGCCATTATTTCTGTACACAACCACAACGATCTTGGTCTTGGTGTTGCTAACTCACTTGAAGCAGTTGTTAATGGTGCTAGACAAGTTGAGTGTACCATTAATGGGTTGGGAGAGCGTGCTGGAAATGCAGCACTTGAGGAGATTGTCATGGCACTTAAAGTGAGGAGTGATATTTTCAATGGATACGACACTAACATCAATGCTAAAGAGATCTACCCTACTAGCAGGCTCATTGCCACCATCACTGGTATTGAGCCACAACCCAACAAAGCCATTGTTGGTAAAAATGCTTTTGCACATGAAAGTGGCATACACCAAGATGGTGTACTCAAACATAAGGAGACTTATGAAATTATCTGTCCTGAAGATATTGGCTTGAGCAAGAATGATACACTGGTACTAGGCAAGCACTCTGGACGTGCTGCATTTAAAGATAAATTGAAGAAACTGGGCTTCAGTCTTGATGATAAAGCACTCAACACCTCTTTTGAACGCTTTAAGATACTTGCTGATCAAAAAAAGGAGATTTATGATGATGACATCAGGGCACTCGTCACCAATGAAATGACCAAAGCCACACAAGTCTATGAGATAGTATCACTTCAGTTGATGGATTGTTCTAAAGGGGTACCAAGTGCAGCTGTATGCATTGTAAAAGAAGGTAAAAAAATTATGGATGCCGGTATTGGCGGGGGAACCATTGATGCTGTCTTCAAAACGATTGACCGTATTACTGGCTACAATGGAAACCTTGAAGGTTACAGTGTCAAATCAGTCTCAGAAGGAAAAGATGCCCTTGCCAATGTTACCGTCAAAGTCTCCTTTGAAGACGAACCTGCCATCATTGGGCATGGACTACATCTTGATACCATGCTTGCCTCTGCAAGAGCCTACATTGGTGCACTCAACAGCTACTTAAGCATGGAAGGAAAACTAAAATCACGCCATAGCGATTCATCACAGACAGTGTAA
- the serS gene encoding serine--tRNA ligase codes for MIDLKYLQNHFDEAATKLQKKGVDAQTLKVLKTLFAQLKEANATLEALKAEQNSMSKLFGQYKREGKDIVELKAKVDANKETMIPLQEKAREAEVALYEVALAIPNLPDDSVPEGASEDDNIELRKVLEPRSFDFEPLEHWALAEKNGWIDFERGVKLAKSRFSILRGEAARLERALINFFLDVNREKGFEEICVPFMNNAQMLQGTGQLPKFEDDLFKICDEDLYLIPTAEVPLTNMYNDEILQESELPVLMTGYTPCFRKEAGSAGRDTRGMIRQHQFDKVEMVAISHPDKSDKIFEMMVQNASDILTALRLPHRVVALCGGDLGFSAAKTIDLEVWLPGQNKYREISSISNTHDFQARRAKIRFKDDKKNRLVHTLNGSALAVGRTLIAIMENYQNADGSIEIPEVLKRYM; via the coding sequence ATGATTGATCTCAAATATCTTCAGAACCATTTTGATGAAGCAGCTACAAAATTACAGAAAAAGGGTGTTGATGCGCAGACACTTAAGGTGCTTAAAACACTTTTTGCACAACTTAAAGAGGCTAACGCAACACTTGAAGCACTCAAGGCAGAGCAGAACAGTATGTCTAAGCTTTTTGGGCAGTATAAGCGTGAGGGTAAAGATATTGTTGAACTTAAAGCAAAAGTTGATGCCAATAAAGAGACAATGATACCATTGCAGGAGAAGGCAAGAGAAGCAGAGGTTGCATTGTATGAAGTGGCACTGGCAATTCCAAATCTTCCTGATGACTCTGTACCAGAGGGTGCCAGTGAAGATGATAATATTGAACTTCGTAAAGTACTTGAGCCACGTAGTTTTGATTTTGAACCATTGGAACACTGGGCATTGGCAGAAAAAAATGGATGGATTGACTTTGAGCGTGGAGTCAAGTTGGCAAAGAGTCGTTTCTCTATTTTGCGTGGTGAGGCGGCAAGGCTTGAGAGAGCACTTATTAATTTCTTTCTTGATGTCAATAGGGAAAAAGGATTTGAAGAGATATGTGTGCCGTTTATGAATAACGCACAGATGCTTCAAGGCACAGGACAATTACCCAAGTTTGAGGATGATCTTTTCAAGATTTGTGATGAGGACCTTTATTTGATTCCTACAGCAGAGGTGCCATTGACCAATATGTACAATGATGAAATCTTACAAGAGAGTGAATTACCTGTGCTAATGACAGGCTATACACCATGTTTTAGAAAAGAAGCAGGGAGTGCAGGGCGTGATACTCGTGGAATGATAAGACAACACCAATTTGATAAAGTAGAGATGGTTGCTATTTCACACCCCGATAAAAGTGATAAAATTTTTGAAATGATGGTACAGAATGCATCAGATATTTTGACTGCATTAAGGTTGCCACACAGGGTTGTAGCGTTATGCGGTGGGGATCTTGGCTTCTCTGCGGCAAAGACCATTGATCTTGAGGTGTGGCTACCAGGGCAGAACAAGTATCGTGAGATCAGTTCAATCTCAAATACCCATGATTTTCAGGCAAGACGCGCAAAGATACGATTTAAAGATGACAAGAAGAATCGACTAGTACATACATTGAACGGTTCTGCACTAGCAGTTGGCCGTACACTGATTGCCATTATGGAGAATTATCAGAATGCAGATGGATCAATTGAGATACCAGAGGTTTTGAAGAGATATATGTAA